The Desulfobacterales bacterium genome contains a region encoding:
- a CDS encoding EamA family transporter, whose translation MAITLALLSSLLISGTTIVMKKGIERTNPTSAMLVVTLVGTLTLLAISLPQVQFEHLNSKAFPLFILAGILSPALVRWLYFISIDRIGPSMSSSILSTGPAFTALIAALFLKEKLTVALSLGIILIISGIIIFERDIQTNGKSTIRHKKDLIFAVLAAFLVGLAIVIRKMGLNILDEPLFGVTVGFATSLAFYGMLCLMFKRMRAEISLNRNNTLYLCGAGVFLTAGWLSIFYALSHGEAIVVAPLASLHPMMVLAWSYLFFKDMEKITRKTVFGIFLVLIGVLLITLR comes from the coding sequence ATGGCCATAACCTTGGCGCTGCTTTCCTCACTTTTGATCAGCGGCACCACCATCGTAATGAAAAAGGGCATCGAGCGGACAAACCCGACCTCCGCCATGCTGGTTGTCACCCTGGTGGGAACGCTGACCTTATTGGCAATTTCACTGCCTCAGGTTCAATTCGAGCATTTAAATTCTAAAGCTTTTCCATTATTCATTCTGGCGGGCATCTTGTCTCCGGCCCTGGTACGCTGGCTTTACTTTATCAGCATCGATCGTATTGGCCCGTCAATGTCATCGTCCATCCTTTCTACCGGGCCGGCCTTCACTGCATTGATCGCCGCTTTGTTTCTAAAGGAAAAATTAACCGTTGCTCTCAGCTTGGGGATCATTTTAATCATCAGCGGAATCATTATCTTTGAAAGAGACATCCAAACCAACGGCAAATCAACCATTCGTCATAAAAAAGATTTGATATTTGCGGTGCTGGCCGCATTTCTGGTGGGATTGGCGATTGTCATCCGCAAAATGGGTTTAAATATTCTGGACGAGCCACTGTTTGGGGTAACCGTGGGATTTGCAACCTCCCTGGCTTTTTACGGCATGCTGTGCCTGATGTTTAAACGCATGCGGGCCGAGATTTCTTTAAACCGCAATAATACCCTGTATCTATGCGGGGCGGGGGTATTTTTAACAGCCGGCTGGTTGTCGATATTTTATGCGCTGTCGCATGGTGAAGCCATCGTGGTCGCTCCACTGGCCAGCCTTCATCCGATGATGGTGCTCGCGTGGAGCTACCTGTTTTTCAAGGATATGGAAAAAATCACCCGTAAGACCGTCTTCGGTATCTTTCTGGTGCTGATCGGTGTGCTGTTGATTACGCTTCGGTAA
- a CDS encoding ECF transporter S component: MKNVGIAFVALTVVVALITLFIRIPLPSRGYFNFGDVAVVFSGLVLGSLSQRKRFWWGAGAGGFGSALADVIGGFGLFAPITLVAKGLEGGLCALASGRQAFSRWFLIGLGGAAMVASYFIAEALMPNIGLQGAVSEIIPNLIQAGGGMAGGVLAFTAYKKIVKTD, from the coding sequence ATGAAAAATGTAGGAATTGCCTTTGTCGCCTTAACCGTTGTGGTGGCCCTGATCACCCTTTTTATCCGGATCCCGCTGCCCAGCAGAGGCTATTTTAACTTTGGCGATGTTGCCGTCGTGTTCTCCGGGTTGGTGCTGGGCAGCCTGTCACAGCGAAAACGCTTTTGGTGGGGCGCCGGCGCCGGCGGCTTCGGCTCGGCACTGGCAGATGTGATCGGCGGCTTCGGTCTGTTTGCACCCATCACCTTAGTTGCCAAGGGCCTTGAAGGGGGTCTGTGCGCCCTGGCATCCGGCCGGCAAGCTTTTAGCCGTTGGTTCCTAATAGGTCTGGGCGGCGCAGCCATGGTCGCCAGTTACTTTATAGCTGAAGCCCTGATGCCCAATATCGGTCTTCAGGGAGCTGTTTCCGAAATCATTCCCAACCTCATCCAGGCTGGCGGCGGAATGGCCGGCGGCGTTCTGGCGTTTACGGCATATAAGAAGATTGTCAAAACCGACTAG
- a CDS encoding ABC transporter substrate-binding protein, with protein MKKIIFHIILSGFFLLTMAPAVHAAQTFRLILDWFPNVDHLPIYVAHHQGYFSQEGLEIKIISPSETADALKLAATGNVDIAVSYQPQTIIAAARGLEIVAFGRLIEHPLTTVLFMKDSGIKVPKDLEGKKIGYTVPGLMDILLAAFAKLNDIEHYTAVNVGFSIVQSLTAKKVDAVMGPFKTYETVSMSHRGYTVGYFELEKWGIPDYDELIFVTSLKTMRKHHAALVAFKNSIDRAITYVRKNPASALKYYFEEVPEADRKTEFDAFKLTMPYYAHHQDLDPQRWQVFADFAVKYGLIEKTVDVKKILWSAD; from the coding sequence ATGAAGAAAATAATATTTCATATAATTTTGTCGGGTTTTTTTCTCTTAACCATGGCTCCGGCCGTGCATGCCGCTCAGACCTTTAGACTGATTCTCGATTGGTTTCCGAATGTTGACCATTTGCCCATTTATGTGGCCCACCACCAGGGCTACTTTTCTCAGGAAGGGTTAGAGATCAAAATCATCAGTCCATCCGAAACAGCAGATGCGCTCAAGCTTGCCGCAACCGGCAATGTAGACATTGCCGTTTCCTATCAACCCCAGACCATAATCGCTGCTGCCAGAGGTCTTGAAATCGTGGCATTTGGGCGTCTGATAGAACATCCGCTGACAACGGTATTGTTTATGAAAGACAGCGGCATAAAGGTTCCCAAAGATTTGGAAGGCAAAAAGATCGGATATACCGTTCCGGGTCTTATGGATATTCTTTTAGCGGCATTTGCCAAATTGAACGATATCGAACACTATACGGCCGTAAATGTTGGTTTTTCCATTGTTCAATCATTAACCGCGAAAAAAGTGGACGCGGTCATGGGACCATTTAAAACCTATGAAACCGTTTCAATGAGCCACAGAGGTTATACGGTTGGCTATTTCGAACTGGAAAAGTGGGGAATACCCGACTATGATGAATTAATTTTTGTGACCAGTCTCAAAACGATGAGGAAACATCATGCTGCGCTTGTGGCATTTAAAAACAGCATCGATCGCGCTATCACCTATGTTCGTAAAAATCCGGCATCTGCCTTGAAATATTATTTTGAGGAGGTGCCTGAAGCAGACCGTAAAACGGAATTCGATGCCTTCAAGCTGACAATGCCGTATTATGCCCATCACCAGGATCTGGACCCACAACGATGGCAGGTGTTTGCCGATTTTGCTGTCAAGTATGGATTAATTGAAAAGACAGTAGATGTGAAAAAAATTCTGTGGTCCGCCGACTGA
- a CDS encoding ABC transporter permease has translation MKYPKLYSFAGALLILTSWELVCRGFAIPDFILPMPTQIIRVAIFKAGLLLPHAGTTALEVVLGILISLAVAIPLSIVMFAHPSIENAFAPFLVASQAVPVFAIAPLLVVWLGYGITSKVLMAAIIIFFPITVNLLEGFKSCDHEYRILFQLMGAGFWKTMRLLFWKWALPYFFAGLRVGVSVATIGAVIGEWVGAQQGLGYLMIQANARLRVDLVFAAILWLSAMGVTMWLFVGFLEKRIITWKQGT, from the coding sequence ATGAAATACCCTAAACTTTATTCTTTTGCCGGGGCATTGCTGATTCTGACCTCCTGGGAATTGGTCTGCAGGGGCTTTGCGATTCCCGACTTTATTCTCCCGATGCCGACGCAAATCATCAGGGTGGCCATATTTAAGGCCGGGCTTTTGTTACCCCATGCCGGCACAACGGCATTGGAAGTGGTGTTGGGCATACTTATTTCACTGGCTGTTGCCATTCCACTTTCGATTGTCATGTTTGCGCATCCTTCGATAGAGAATGCATTCGCCCCATTTTTAGTAGCCTCTCAGGCAGTTCCGGTTTTTGCCATTGCCCCCTTATTGGTCGTATGGCTGGGCTACGGAATTACCAGCAAGGTGCTCATGGCGGCTATTATCATTTTTTTTCCGATTACGGTGAATCTGTTGGAAGGATTTAAAAGCTGTGATCATGAATATCGGATTCTTTTCCAGCTAATGGGTGCCGGATTCTGGAAGACGATGCGGCTGTTGTTCTGGAAATGGGCCCTACCGTATTTTTTTGCCGGACTTAGAGTGGGCGTGTCTGTGGCCACCATCGGTGCGGTTATCGGCGAATGGGTTGGCGCTCAACAGGGACTCGGTTATCTGATGATTCAGGCCAATGCCAGACTCAGAGTCGACCTTGTTTTTGCCGCTATTCTATGGCTATCAGCTATGGGTGTGACCATGTGGTTATTTGTCGGATTTCTGGAGAAAAGGATCATTACGTGGAAACAAGGGACATAA
- a CDS encoding ABC transporter ATP-binding protein: MLKVLDLCKRFGDLSVLENFNLIVPRKSFTILIGPSGCGKSTLFDVLTGVVPREKGEIFWLEKKNQNLGKNAAYMQQKDLLLPWLNLINNALLPATIAGKDMAAAKTKAQGLFRRLGLDGFENYLPAKTSGGMRQRCALVRTLMFEHELVLLDEPLSALDAITRTSLQSLLLLLQSEFNKSILMITHNIEEALMLADEVLVMSRLPMKIIEQFALRRPKPRRMSDPELIEIKEHVLRRLQEELGNEIP; encoded by the coding sequence ATGCTGAAAGTTTTAGATTTGTGCAAACGTTTCGGCGACTTGTCTGTATTGGAAAATTTTAATCTGATTGTCCCCCGCAAAAGTTTTACGATATTAATTGGTCCGTCCGGTTGCGGTAAAAGCACGTTGTTTGATGTGCTCACCGGTGTTGTGCCGCGAGAAAAAGGAGAAATCTTTTGGCTCGAAAAAAAAAATCAAAACCTGGGGAAAAACGCTGCCTATATGCAGCAAAAAGATCTACTGCTTCCTTGGCTTAATTTGATTAATAATGCCCTGCTTCCGGCAACGATTGCCGGCAAGGATATGGCTGCCGCCAAAACAAAGGCACAGGGGCTTTTCAGACGGCTGGGTTTAGATGGTTTTGAAAATTATCTGCCTGCAAAAACATCCGGCGGCATGCGTCAACGATGTGCCCTTGTCCGAACCTTAATGTTTGAGCATGAGCTGGTTCTTTTAGACGAACCATTATCGGCTCTTGATGCGATCACCCGGACCAGTTTGCAGTCATTGCTCCTTTTACTTCAAAGTGAATTCAATAAAAGCATCTTAATGATCACTCATAATATTGAAGAAGCCCTAATGTTGGCCGATGAAGTATTGGTCATGAGTCGATTGCCGATGAAAATTATAGAGCAATTTGCTTTGAGAAGACCTAAACCCCGCCGCATGAGTGATCCGGAATTAATTGAAATCAAAGAACATGTGCTAAGGCGCTTACAAGAAGAGCTGGGAAATGAAATACCCTAA
- a CDS encoding ABC-F family ATP-binding cassette domain-containing protein, whose protein sequence is MMRVENLTKTYGELSLFTGISFTLNPRERLGVVGRNGHGKTTLFRMILGKENPDEGKIVVPKNYRIGYVSQRLEFDRPSIIEEAVSVLPVSEETHHWKAEKILAGLGFGQSDFQKHPKAFSGGYQIRLNLAKALISEPDLLLLDEPTNFLDITSIRWIERFLQQWAHEIMLITHDRSFMDKVVTHIMGIHRQNVRKIEGNTTKFYAQIAADETIYEKTRLKDARRRKEIEQFITRFRAKARQANLVQSRIKTLQKMGKAEKLEKLKLLDFSFKSSPFEARYLFNARDINFSYEKQKPLIRDFNINVAAGERICVVGPNGKGKSTLLRLLANQLPPDSGQIKYHPDVQKGYFEQSNVKTLVDSRTVLDEITVSNPDGDRQRARNICGAMMFSGDDALKKISVLSGGEKSRVMLGKLLVSPTNLLLLDEPTNHLDMESCDALLAAIDNFDGTVIMVTHNEMFLHALAQRLIVFQNDHLDVFEGGYQRFLEKGGWQEDRKVISEPQPADLKVNRSAKLTKKALRRQRSAIIAERSRIISPLQKQTTAVENEIEEKEAELSQLNQSMQLATQTKDGAQITEISRAIHSCQQTIDQLFEQLDDLTRELEIRSAEFNNRLEQLDIENP, encoded by the coding sequence ATGATGCGAGTAGAGAATCTAACCAAAACGTACGGCGAGCTGAGTCTATTTACAGGCATCAGCTTTACTCTCAATCCCAGAGAACGCCTCGGTGTCGTCGGTCGCAACGGCCACGGCAAAACCACCTTGTTTCGTATGATTTTGGGCAAAGAAAACCCCGATGAGGGCAAGATCGTTGTGCCCAAAAATTACCGTATCGGATATGTTAGTCAGCGGCTTGAATTTGATCGACCGTCCATTATAGAAGAGGCCGTTTCGGTCCTTCCGGTTAGTGAAGAGACGCATCACTGGAAAGCAGAAAAAATATTAGCCGGCCTGGGATTCGGCCAATCCGACTTTCAAAAACACCCCAAAGCGTTTTCAGGGGGATACCAGATACGCCTTAATCTGGCCAAAGCACTCATATCTGAACCGGATCTTTTGCTGCTCGATGAACCGACTAACTTTTTGGACATTACCTCTATTCGCTGGATCGAACGCTTCCTGCAGCAATGGGCTCATGAAATTATGCTCATCACCCACGACCGCAGCTTCATGGACAAAGTCGTGACGCATATCATGGGCATCCACCGGCAAAACGTCCGCAAAATCGAGGGAAATACAACAAAATTCTATGCTCAAATAGCTGCGGATGAAACGATTTATGAGAAGACCCGCCTTAAAGATGCCCGACGTCGTAAGGAAATCGAGCAATTCATCACGCGATTTAGAGCGAAAGCCCGGCAGGCGAATTTGGTTCAATCCCGTATCAAGACCCTGCAAAAAATGGGAAAAGCAGAAAAGCTTGAGAAATTAAAGCTACTGGATTTTTCCTTCAAAAGCAGCCCTTTTGAAGCCCGGTATCTGTTTAATGCCCGCGATATCAATTTTTCCTACGAAAAACAAAAACCGTTGATTCGCGATTTTAACATCAACGTTGCTGCCGGGGAGCGCATTTGCGTCGTGGGTCCAAACGGCAAAGGCAAATCGACCCTGTTGAGGCTGCTGGCGAACCAATTGCCGCCGGACTCGGGCCAAATCAAATATCATCCGGATGTACAAAAAGGATATTTCGAGCAGAGTAATGTCAAGACGCTGGTTGATAGCCGCACGGTATTGGATGAAATCACCGTTTCAAATCCGGATGGTGATCGGCAGCGAGCCCGCAATATATGCGGTGCGATGATGTTTTCAGGAGACGATGCCTTGAAAAAGATCAGCGTCTTATCCGGTGGTGAAAAAAGCCGCGTGATGCTCGGAAAGCTCCTGGTCTCCCCGACGAACCTGCTGCTCCTCGATGAGCCCACCAACCATCTTGATATGGAGTCCTGTGATGCCCTGCTGGCGGCCATTGACAATTTTGACGGCACCGTCATTATGGTCACCCATAACGAAATGTTTCTGCACGCCCTGGCGCAGCGCTTAATCGTTTTTCAAAATGATCACCTGGATGTTTTTGAAGGTGGCTATCAGCGGTTTTTGGAAAAAGGCGGTTGGCAGGAAGATCGCAAGGTAATTAGCGAACCGCAGCCTGCGGATTTAAAAGTAAACCGTTCGGCAAAACTGACCAAAAAGGCGCTGCGGCGCCAGAGGTCCGCCATTATTGCCGAACGCTCCCGGATCATAAGTCCACTTCAGAAGCAGACAACTGCAGTTGAGAACGAGATTGAAGAAAAAGAAGCCGAACTCAGCCAACTGAATCAATCGATGCAACTGGCCACCCAAACAAAAGACGGCGCCCAGATCACAGAAATTTCACGTGCCATTCATTCTTGTCAACAAACCATTGATCAGTTGTTTGAACAGCTGGATGATTTAACGCGTGAACTTGAAATCCGCAGCGCTGAATTTAATAATCGCCTCGAACAGCTTGATATAGAAAACCCCTGA